The Treponema sp. OMZ 790 genome includes the window GTTATCGTCTTTTTGAATTGTATGTATAGACAATATTTGTCTATTATCCGACGTCATTCCCGAATAAACAAGCGATTTAGGATCTTTTGCAAGATTCATAATATAAAATGTAAGCGATTTAGGTTGTGTAATTGCCGTTCTTATTTCTTCAATTCTGTCCCATTTTTGTGTTATTGGGTTTTGAATCGAAATAATTAGGTATAAAAACGGATCCAATAGTTTTTTTACTGCAATAATTTGGTCTTCAACACCGTCTTCGTTTAAATCATCAGAAATTGCATCAACGAAGGCTTCGTCATTGAATAATTCCAAAAATATTTTTGCTTCCGTATTTGGAGAATCAGTTTCCGTTTTGTTATCCCTATTATTTATTTGCGAAGAAACTATCGGAATTATCGTTTGTGTGACAATCCTTTCTTCGTTTTTTTTATTTGATTGTATGAATTTAAAATAAATTAAAAAACTCAATACAATCAAAATTATAAGAGCAGAAATAATATACGTTATCCGTTTAAACATATCGTGTTTAGATCCTTATTTTAATTATGATTACGGCTGATTTTTTTTGATTAATGCTTGGTTTTCGTCGGAGTGTACTCTGTCTTTATCTTTATTTTTTAAAATATCCGAAAAAAGAGCCTTGCTTGTTTTTACAACTCTGTCTTGAAGCCCCATATCTACCGTAATTTCATACCAGTTATCGTGCTTAATAATTCTCGACTCCACTAAGTAGGGGCTTGAGAATTTCTTTTGTTTGCCGCTGTATTTTGAAGTTATGGGGGCGTCTTGTTCAAGATCGGTGAGCATAAAAAGAACTTTGTATCTTCCGTTTTCGCCTCTTGTGCCTACAGCATCCTGCATTTTGTCTAAGGCTTTTCCGACATCGGTAAATCTTCCGTTAGGTTTTATTGCATTTATTGTTTTTATTATCCTGTTTGTATCTTCATTGTTTTTTACTTCAATCGAAAGCAAATGTTCCGGACTTTCATAAAACTGATAAATACTTACCCAGTCTCCGTTGATTATAATTTGCCCTACCAATTCATCAAGAACCCATTGTTTAAGGCTCTCAAATTTTCCGGGATCTTCCATGGACAATGATTTATCAATCATAATAATCATGTCGACCGGCATTGATCTTTCACCTGCATTTAAATTAAATAAAAGCCCTGTTAAAAGTAAAAATGTAAAAATAACCTTTTTAATTTTCATAAATACTCCTTTTTCCGTGTTTTATATGCATATTATATAACATATTCAAAAAAAAATCATCAACTTTAAATAAAAAGTCTTTACATTCTGCGAAATATGTTTATAATTATATAATAGTGATATATATTGTAATGTAACAAAATTGCTAAAAGTAAGGAGAGTTAGGAATGGCAAATTTAGATCTACCACAGAGCCCGAATGTATTCCATCCCGAGAAGCCCAGTGCTGTCGGTTCAAGGAACTCATTAGCTCAAGATTACCGTGATCAGCAGAAAGAAGTAAATCAGCTGATTGAAGAAGAAACAAACAAAGTGTTACACCACTTGACCACAAAGCTTCCCAAAGAAGTTCTTGAAAGATTGGACATCATGGGCGGTGTTAAGGAAAAGTTGTATAACTACTTTAACCAGAACTACCAAAACATGTTCAACCGATACATGGTAACGGCTGAAGATGAAATGCTCAAGAAAGTTCGAGGATTTATCGACCGAGAAGAAATGAAAGTTCTCGACCGCTATACTCCGAAAGAAATCGCTACCCTTCTTGATGCAGTTGGCGGTGCTGACAAGTTTAACACAGGCGAAATCGAAAAATCGATTGTAAACATGTACGGACACTTACAGGGCCATGTACAGCGCGGTGTTAATGATTTGGAAACCTTAACAAACTCATTGTTAAGACAGAAAACGGACGTAGGTGCTTTCGTTCGAGGTGAAAATGCATACTCAATTGTAAAATGTGCATTTAAAGACAACCTCTACAAGCCCAAGACCGTAACCGATGTTAAGCTTTCCGTAAACATTCTTGATACGGAGCTTATCAGCCCGATCTTCCAGTATCAATCAACGGTTGAATATCTTATCAAAGACCTCTTGTCAAATCACTATATGGATGTAATCGACAAGGAAATTGAAAAGATCAAAGACCGACGAATTGATCAGGGATTGGATGAATTGTCCGACGGCGAAATCATTTTTGCAAAAATCGATAAAGTAAGTGATATAACGGATGACGATGTCGAAAATCCCAAGAGTAAGAGATACGATGTAGTATCCAAGCTTCTTATGGAAAGAATCAACAACTTGAGAGCAGAAATTGATCCTGAAACATTTGATCAGCTCAATATTCGTGAAAACATCAAAAAGATTATCGACCTCGAAAACATCAGAAACCGCGGATTCAACACAGCTATCAACTCGATTACTTCAATCCTTGACACTTCAAAGATGGGATATCAGTACATCGAAAACTTAAAGAATGCTCGTGAATTGATCTTACGTGAATATGATGACACAGATATCGCTAATCTTCCCGATGAAAGATATCAAATCCGCCTCAAGTACTATGACAATGCTCAGTTACTTGCCGAAAGACAGGCTTATGAAGTAATGATGAGCTCCTTCGAAACTGAAATTCAGCATTTGTGGGATGTAGTACGGGCTACTTACGACAAATCCAAGTTTATGACCAAGATCACAGACTTTAGCGATTTGGCCGCCAACTATAAGAAATTCATCAAACGAAAGTACAAGGATCAATCCGGTGAACCCGTATACGAAGACACCGCCAAGGTTTGGGATGAAATCTCCTTTGTTAAGCCTCCCGAAACCGAAGTTGAAAAGATGAACCGAACCTATGTCTACGAAAAAGACAAGCTCCGCAAGAAGCTTATCATTATGCGCAAACGAATGAAGGATTTATATGATTATCAATATCCTATCGAAAGACGCGTTATCGAAGACAGACTTTCATTCATTGAAGCCGAATTTAATAAATTCGACTATTTGATCAATCCTTTCCATATTCAGCCCGGTCTCTTGCTCGATCTCGATATTACATCAATCAAGCGAAAGAAGGCTACATTGGACGGAATGGCTAACGTGCTTAACGAATTCTTGCATGGTGTATCAAAAGGCTTTGCAGATGCCGCTTTTGCTTCATTCAGCCGACGACGATCTACAGTTCGTGCCGATATCGCACAAAGCTTTGCTGCTGCCGATGAAGATCCCAAAGCCGGTGAAGTTGCAGGCCGTTCACAGTTTATCGATATGATTAACAGCACCCCCGCCATTGAAGCTCCCGCAGCCGAAGCTGTGAGCTCTCCGGCTAAACGCCGCGGACCCAAGAGAGGTGCTGCTAAAGCAAAGAAAACAGGCTCTGTTGATTCAGGACGAGGCCGAAGAAAGGCTAAATCAGGAATCAGAGAAATTTAATTTATAAATTTAGAGCTTAACTGATTAAAAATTAAGCCCCTGGAACAACCCCGTTTCGGGGGCTTTTGCTTAAAAAAGGAGTAATTATGGTTAATATGGCTAATTTTTTTGTTCCGCTTGCTAAAAAGACTGATTTTAATGCATCCGTTAAACATATTCAGTCTGTTATAGGAATTTTAGAGGATTGTAATCCCAAGGAAAACATTGCGGACAGAATAAATATGATGATAAGAGAACAAACGATAAAGCCTGAACAGGTTAGATCCATCTTGTCTGTTTCTCTGCTGGATAAATGGAATTATAAAGTTGTATCTGAAAATTTAAAATTTATCTTGGATGATGCATCATCCTTTGTAGCCGAAGTTTCTAAATGGGCAGGTATTGATTTGGTTTTCGGCTATGATCACCCCGATTTGGGCTTTATTGTTATAAACCCGAAAAATCCTGCTGCCGCTCAAGTTATTCAGGGCTTTAGAAAAAATGAGCTTCTCCTAATCTTTGTCGGAAAACAAGACAGAGGAGCTGTTGATAAAGGTCTTGCCGATTCGGTTGTTTCGGCTATACGCAAATTATTTGAAAAGAAAACTTGTTCTGTTCCTGCATCAGTAAAATCAGGTCCCTTCATATATGTTGAACCCAAAAAGACTGCTCCCGCAAAAGCTAAAAAAGCTGTTGCAAAGAAACCCGGTAGAAAAGTTGCAGTTTCGGCTGCTCCTGCGGCAAAAAAAGTGCAGCCAAGTTTCGTTCCTTCTCATTTGGAGCGTCCTTCTGCCGTATCTACAGGCCCGAAAAAAATGTCGCAGCTTGTTTCGGTTCCTGTTTCAAATGAACTTTTCCATAACGGAAATGTTGAAGCCTGGAAGAGAATCATTCGAAGTTATACTGCAAAATATCAAGATGCTGAAGTTATGGTATACTATGACGGAGAGCGTATTGTAGATATAAATACATTGTTTAAGTGGGGAAAGGTTAAACATGGAAGTACAATCCAGTTTGCCGTTTCTGCAGAAGAAATTAACGACCTTTCAAAGTTATCGAAATATTTTAGGCAAGGTGCCAGTCCTATGTTTGAAGCTTTTTTGCGAGGCTCGCCTGATACCGTTTTAAATTTATTTTAAGGAGTAAAAAGTGAAGATATCTAACAATATACATTTTTTTAACAGTAAAGAAACTGTCGGCAAAAAAGTTGATAAAAACTTATTGGGAATTCGAGGAAGACAGGCAAATGAATTTGCGGAATTAAAACTTCCTATATTGCCGGGTATCATAATCGATGCTTCCGTAATGCAGGATATCGGCGATACAAAAGTCTATTCCGAAATTACTCCATATTTAACCAAATTCGGAACGGAGGTAAAAAAGAAGTACGGCGATGATGAGTCTCCTTTACTTTTAAAATTGGTTATTTCGCCTAACATGCTTATTACAAGCTACCCGACTTTGCATAACTTCGGTCTTACCAAGGACACGGTAATAGGATTTCAGGAAAATGTAGGTGAAGACTTTGCCGCTAATGAAGCCCTCTTTTTGCTTAACGGTATTTTGACCGTTATTTTAAAGATAGCTGAGTTGGAGAAGAATGAAAAGAAAGCCGGCGAACTGGAAAAAGTCTTACACGAAATCAAAGAAACAATGAATTCGGGAAAAATCGAGTTAAAACCATGTGCAATCATGGATAAATATGCTAAATTTTTACCTGCTCACTTTTTTGATGATTGCAAAGTTCAGCTCGAAGAATCCATCCGCCTTATCGGCAGGCTTTTGGCTCTTGAAGAAGATACGGATCATGATGTTGCTCTTTTAATTCAGCCCATGGTTTACGGAAACTATGGTAAAGATTCATATTCAGGTTCATTCTTTAGCCGAAATATCGTAAACGGTGAAAAGAAATTGCAGGGCCGATTCTTCGCCGAAAAATTTAATGAAGCAAATGACGAAGGTAAGGATATCAATTCCATCAAGCCCGAATATTTAAAGCATTTACAGCAAATTGCATGGCAGCTTGAAGATTATACAAAGGATATCCGCAATATCCGCTTTACAATTGAAGCCGGAAGACTTTGGCTCATCGAGCAAAAATCCGTTGAAGCTAAAAGCACCATCTCCATGGTTCAGATTCTTCTTGATTTATATAACCGCAAAATCGTGGATGCCGAGTACGTTGTAAGAGCCGTTAAACCCGGCCAGTTAAATGAGATTTTGCATCCCGTTATCGATATTATGAGCACAAAGGGTATCAAATCTTCAAAGGGCGGTATTGCCGGAGCTCCTGGTGCTGCTGTAGGAAGAGTTTATTTTACGGCCGACTCCCTTATCGAAGCTCAAAGAGCTGCCAAACTCCAGGGCATGGATACAAGATGTATCTTGTGTATGCCCGCAACCTATGCAGGAGACGTAAAGGGTATCGAAGTTTCTACCGGTGTTATATCGAATGAGGGCGGTTATTCGGCTCATGCTTCAGTTGTTGCCAGACAGTACGGTAAAATATCCCTTGTACGCCCCGACATGAAAATAAGCGGAAAAAAAGCCGTTATTGAAGGTGTTACAATAAATGAAGGCGATTATATTACGCTCAATGTTCCCTATTACGGCGACTCTACCGTTTATTTTGGAGAGGCTAAACTGATTGAGCCGGATCCTAAAACTTCAGGTCTTTTGGATTTTATAAGCCTTGCAAAGAGCTTTTTATCCGATTTCCATGTAAGAGCCAATGCAGACAGCCCGCGTGATGCCCGTCTCGCCTTGGATTTCGGTGCTGAAGGTATAGGTCTTTGCCGAACGGAACACATGTTCTTCAACGAAAAACGTATCAATACCTTCCGCGAAATGATTTTGGCACCAAGCGAAAACGAAAGGAAAAAAGTTCTTGAAAAACTTAGAAAGGTTCAGACCGAGGATTTCTACGGTATTTTCAAGGCTATGGACGGCAAAGAGGTTACTATCCGCTTATTGGATGCTCCTTTACACGAGTTCCTGCCTCATAATGATGTTGAGCTTGACGGTTTTGTAAAGTACTTGACTGCTCAAAAGAAAAAGGTAAATAAAAAGGATTTAACCGCCGAAATTGAAAAACTTTCCGAAATAAACCCGATGTTGGGTCATAGGGGCTGCCGAATAGCAATAACCTATCCTGAAATTTATGCTATGCAGATAAGAGCTATCTTTGAAGCAGCTTATAAACTGAAAAAGGAAAAGGTTGATGTTCGTCCCGAAATAATGATTCCTCTTATAATGAACTTTAGAGAGCTAAAGCAGATTATTTACGGAAAGAAGATAGAAGGTCATACTTATCAGGGTATCGATGCCATTGCCGAAGAAGTTAGAACTGCCTTAAAAGGCGGAGATCTTGATTACAAGGTTGGAACCATGATTGAACTTCCGGCTTCTGCTTTAAGTGCCGATGAGATTGCAAAATATGCTCAGTTCTTCTCATTCGGAACAAACGATTTAACGCAGACAACATTGGGTCTTTCACGCGATGACTTTAACAGTTTTATGCCGGACTATACCATGTACGATTTGATTGACGGAAACCCCTTTGCCGTTCTTGACAGCAGGGTTCGCGATTTAATCGAAATTGCAATTCAACGCGGTAAACTTACCCGTCCCGACTTGCACTTGGGTCTTTGCGGTGAACATGGAGCCCGTCCCGAAAACGTACGCTTCTGCATGGAAGCCGGATTGGATTATGTTTCGTGTTCTTCTTATTCGGTTCCGATAGCCTTGCTTTCTATAGCTCAGGTTGAATTGGAAAATGCCGAAAAAGCAGGGATAAAGCTTGAGCCTAAAATCGGGCCTGCACGTAAAACTGCTGCAGCAAAACCGGCAGGCGCTCCTAAAGCTGCCGAGAAAAAAGAAAAGGCTGCAAAAGCAAAACCGGCTGCAAAAAAGCCCGCGGCAAAAAAAGCTGCATCCGTAAAAAAGGCTGCGCCTGCAAAAAAAGCCGCACCGGCAAAGAAAGCTGCTTCCGGCAAGAGGGGCAGACCTAAGGCAAAAAAATCTAAGTAGTTTCAATTTTAGACGGCTCCGAATTTTTGGAGCCGTTTTAAATTTATTTCAATCTTTCAAGTAAGGAGTTTTTTATGGAGTACAAAATAGTAGAAGATTCTTTTCCTGCCGTAGTATGTAAACTTAGGGCAGGGGAAAATTATTATTCAGACAATGCCTATTTATGCAGTTGCTCAAATACTGCGTCCGTTTTTTTCGGGAACTAAATCTTAAAAAATTACGGAATACGCCATAGTATTTTGTAACATTGCTGTGTATTTGTGTGTTTATATACGCTTAATTTGGAGAATCCTATGGCTAAAATGCAGATAATTAATTCCGAAGATTTCGGTTATGATTTTATTGATAGTAAATACTTACCTGCGGGTAAGGATGAATATTATATAAGACTTAATCAAACAAATCATAAAAAGAATAAGTACCGCCAATTGGATTCTGAAGAAATTGAACGTTTGATAAAAAACGGAAATTCCAGTACGGACTGGTCAAAAGTCTTGGTTGAAGATCCTTTTGATACCGATTTGATAACCAACAGCATGTTTGCAGGATTAGTCCGTATTTCTTCAATGCAAAATTTCTATTTAAAATATCATGATTTTACGGCTCCTGCCGGAATTACAAACAGTAAAATAATTTCGTGCGATATAGGAGAAAATTGCGCAATACATTATTGTGCCTATCTTTCACATTATATAATAGGCGACAGAGTTATCTTAAGCCGAATAGATGAAATGTGTACTACAGATCACTCCAAATTCGGTGAAGGCCTGGTAAAAGAAGGCGAAGATGAAAAAATCAGAGTAAAGATTGACGTAATAAATGAAGCTGGCGGAAGGGAAGTTTTCCCCTTCTATGATTTGATTACCTCTGATGCCTTTATGTGGGCGCGATACAGGGATGATGCAGCTTTAATAAAAAAATTTGAAGAGATTACCCAAAATTCTCAAGATTCAAGACGAGGTTATTACGGTGAAGTCGGTGAAGATTCGGCCATAAAAAGCTGCCGCATTATAAAAGACGTTAACTTCGGCTCATCGGTGTACGTAAAAGGTGCAAACAAACTAAAAAATTTAACGATAAAATCGACTGCCGATGAACCTTCACAAATAGGGGAGGGTGTAGAACTTGTAAACGGCATAATAGGTCTCGGCTCCCGTGTTTTTTACGGTGTAAAAGCTGTACGCTTTGTTATTGGAAATAATTGCGAATTAAAGTACGGAACCCGCCTTATTCACTCCATCGTCGGAGATAATTCTACAATTTCTTGTTGTGAAGTTTTAAATGCCCTTATCTTTCCTTATCATGAGCAGCATCACAACAATTCTTTTTTGGTAGCGGCCATGATTCAGGGACAGTCTAATATGGCGGCAGGTGCTACCGTAGGTTCCAATCATAACACAAGAGGAAATGACGGTGAAATTATTGCAGGCCGCGGATTTTGGCCGGGGCTTTCAACAACACTCAAACATAACAGCCGTTTTGCTTCATTTGTTCTTTTATCGAAGGCGAACTATCCGGCCGAACTTGATATTCCGTTCCCGTTTAGTTTAGTATTGAATGATGCTCATGAGGATAGGCTCGAAATTATACCCGCTTATTATTGGATGTACAACATGTATGCCATCGAGCGTAACAACAAAAAGTTTTTAAAAAGAGATAAGAGAAAAACAAAGACTCAGCACATCGAAACAAACTATCTTGCTCCCGACACTGTTGCAGAAATTTTGGAATCTTGTTCTCTCCTCGAAAAATGGATATGTTCTGCATGGGTTGAAGCGGGAAATCATCCTTTAGAAATAGACAATATTCTAAAAGATAAAAAAGATGAGGCAAAAAAACTTTTTGTAAAAGGCGAAAATATCGAAAGGTCAAAACGTACCGTAAAAATAATTAAGGCTGTAGAATCTTACGAGGCTTATCGGGATATGCTTATCTGGTACGGCGTTACCGCATTGGCAGAATATTTTGACAAAAATGATTTTGCCGATAAAATCGGAAACTCCATTGAAGACTTTAAACTTTCACAAGAGACCGATTTTAATTGGGTCAATATGGGCGGTCAGCTAATCCCCGAAAGAAAAATCGATTCCATTAAAACCGGGATAAAAAGCGGAAAGTTTAAAACTTGGAAAGATATTCACTCTGCGTATGATGCAGCCTATGATTCTTATAGGATTGATAAGGCCGAAAATGCCTATGCAGTTTTATGCAGGGTAATGAAGGTTAAAGCCGTCGATACGGCTCTATGGAATACTCTTTTAGATAAAGCGTGCAATATTCGTAAATACATTGAAGAGCAAATCTTTTATACAAAAAACAAAGATTACAATAATCATTTTAGGGATATTACTTACCGCAATCCTCAAGAAAGGAATGCCGTTTTAGGAAATGTAGAAGATAATGCCTTAATACGGGAATCGAAGGAAGACACAAAATATTATCTCAATCTTTTTAAAAGGCATAAGGCTTAAATAAAAATGAAAAAAGAAACCGAAAGTTTTAAAGACACAAACACGGCCGAAATGATTTTACTTTTGGACAAGGTGTATAAAGAAATTGAAGAAGCTGAAGTTGAATGGATGTCAAAATGCCCCATTAAATGTATAGAAGGCTGCGGAGAGTGCTGTATTCATTTTGAGCCTGAAATATATGAGGTTGAGGCTCTTTATCTTGCATCCTGGCTTCTTTTCCACCAAAGGGAAAGAGCCTTGCAAATCTTAGAAGGCAAATTTAATGAAAACGTTTTGGATAAAGAAAACGGATGCCTCCTATTCGATATAGATAATCCTTATCATTGTACCGTTTATGGCGGACGGTGTTTGATATGTCGTCTTTTCGGTTATTCGGGAGACAGGGGAAAAGATTTTTCGGTACGCTGGAGACCTTGTAAATACCTTGTTTCTGTAGATAAAGAACTTTCCGCTTCAAAAATTCGGCAATATTTGCAAAATGATTTACTTGATGCTTTTGGAATTTTGCCGCCGGTAATGAGCGATTTTTCTTCGCGCATATTATGTTTTATGACGGAAGGTTTATCTCAGCCTCTTCCGCTTCGAGAGGCCTTGCCTGCGGCAATTTCGAAAATTCTCATGCTTGAAAAATATTCGCATAATCCGGAATTTGAACCGGACACAGATCCGGAAACTCCGCCCCTTGCTTCATAAGACTTTTTAAGGCGTCTTCCCTTTTTTTTCTCTTTATGTTAGTATCCCGCTCATGGAAAATACACAATTAAACCGGGGCGTAAATGAATCGGATCCCATTAAGAAAACGAATTTCTTGCCGGTAATTTCCGGACTCTTTGTAGGCATTTTGGTTTTGTCGAACATTCTTGCGGCAAAAATGGTCGAAATCGGCCCCTTCGTTTTTGACGGAGGTACTCTTCTTTTTCCTTTTTCTTATATTTTTGGGGATGTTTTAGCGGAAGTTTACGGATATAAGGCTTCCCGAAAAGTTATTTGGACCGGTTTTTTTATGCTCCTTATTATGAGTCTGAATATTTGGCTTGTCAGCGTGCTTCCGGCTGAGGCTGAATGGGTATTTCAAAAAGATTTTGACAACATCCTTTTGCAGATGCCCCGTATTTCTGCGGGCAGCCTTTGCGGCTATTTTGTCGGAGAGTATTCCAACTCAGTTGTTTTATCCAAGTTAAAAGTAATAACAAAGGGTAAGCATTTATGGCTTAGAACAATAGGCTCCACATTAGTGGGGCAGCTTTTGGACAGCATAGTTTTTGTAGTGATTGCTTTTTTAGGCCTTTACAGTTTAAATGTTCTTATCGTGATGATTTTTTCAAACTATCTTTTTAAAACTTTTATAGAAGTTATATTTACTCCTCTAACCTATAAGGTAATTTCTTTTGTAAAAAAACATGAACAGATTGACGTTTATGACTACGATGTAAGTTATAATCCCCTTCCTGGAAAATAAAATTCCGCCTAAAGGCCGAATAATAAAATACCCATCCCTAAAAATTAGGGATGGGTTAAACTTATAACTTTTTTACTTTACTATTTGTTAAACTTTAAATTTCATTACTTCTTCTGCTAAACCTTCTATACTCTTTTTGTTCTTTTGGGTTATGCCCTGTACTTCTTGTACAGCATGATTTATTTGTAAGGCACCGGAAGCCATTTCGTTCATGCGGCTTGTAATTGTGCGTGTAAGGTCATCAAGTTTACTCATTTCGCGCGCAATGCCTTCGCCTCCTTTGAGCATCTCCGATGAGCCTTCTTTAACTTCCTGTGTTACGGTGTTGATATTGCGGATTGCCGTGAGAACTTCTTTACTGCCGTTTTCTTGTTCACTCATTGCCTCCATTATGGTGTTACTCATTTCTTTTACGTTTTCTGCAAGAGTGAATATCGAATTGAATTTTCCTTCTACGGTTTTAGCCGAATCTGCCAATAGTTCTATTTCGGCGGAGAGGTTTTTAAGGGTCGAAGTAATTGTTTTGCCTTGCGCGCTCGATTCTTCTGCAAGTTTTCTGATTTCGTCGGCAACTACTGCAAAACCTTTACCGGCTTCTCCTGCATGGGCGGCTTCAATCGCTGCATTCATTGCAAGAAGATTTGTTTGACTTGCAATGTGCTGTATAACATTTGAGGCTTCCATCAAACTTCCCGATTCTTCTGCAATTTTTTGGGTTACATCGTTTGCCGTAGAAACCTTGTCTTTACCCTCAGCTGTGGCATCGGCTAAATTT containing:
- a CDS encoding YkgJ family cysteine cluster protein, with amino-acid sequence MKKETESFKDTNTAEMILLLDKVYKEIEEAEVEWMSKCPIKCIEGCGECCIHFEPEIYEVEALYLASWLLFHQRERALQILEGKFNENVLDKENGCLLFDIDNPYHCTVYGGRCLICRLFGYSGDRGKDFSVRWRPCKYLVSVDKELSASKIRQYLQNDLLDAFGILPPVMSDFSSRILCFMTEGLSQPLPLREALPAAISKILMLEKYSHNPEFEPDTDPETPPLAS
- a CDS encoding vWA domain-containing protein, with the translated sequence MKIKKVIFTFLLLTGLLFNLNAGERSMPVDMIIMIDKSLSMEDPGKFESLKQWVLDELVGQIIINGDWVSIYQFYESPEHLLSIEVKNNEDTNRIIKTINAIKPNGRFTDVGKALDKMQDAVGTRGENGRYKVLFMLTDLEQDAPITSKYSGKQKKFSSPYLVESRIIKHDNWYEITVDMGLQDRVVKTSKALFSDILKNKDKDRVHSDENQALIKKNQP
- a CDS encoding DUF4954 family protein, coding for MAKMQIINSEDFGYDFIDSKYLPAGKDEYYIRLNQTNHKKNKYRQLDSEEIERLIKNGNSSTDWSKVLVEDPFDTDLITNSMFAGLVRISSMQNFYLKYHDFTAPAGITNSKIISCDIGENCAIHYCAYLSHYIIGDRVILSRIDEMCTTDHSKFGEGLVKEGEDEKIRVKIDVINEAGGREVFPFYDLITSDAFMWARYRDDAALIKKFEEITQNSQDSRRGYYGEVGEDSAIKSCRIIKDVNFGSSVYVKGANKLKNLTIKSTADEPSQIGEGVELVNGIIGLGSRVFYGVKAVRFVIGNNCELKYGTRLIHSIVGDNSTISCCEVLNALIFPYHEQHHNNSFLVAAMIQGQSNMAAGATVGSNHNTRGNDGEIIAGRGFWPGLSTTLKHNSRFASFVLLSKANYPAELDIPFPFSLVLNDAHEDRLEIIPAYYWMYNMYAIERNNKKFLKRDKRKTKTQHIETNYLAPDTVAEILESCSLLEKWICSAWVEAGNHPLEIDNILKDKKDEAKKLFVKGENIERSKRTVKIIKAVESYEAYRDMLIWYGVTALAEYFDKNDFADKIGNSIEDFKLSQETDFNWVNMGGQLIPERKIDSIKTGIKSGKFKTWKDIHSAYDAAYDSYRIDKAENAYAVLCRVMKVKAVDTALWNTLLDKACNIRKYIEEQIFYTKNKDYNNHFRDITYRNPQERNAVLGNVEDNALIRESKEDTKYYLNLFKRHKA
- a CDS encoding queuosine precursor transporter, whose amino-acid sequence is MENTQLNRGVNESDPIKKTNFLPVISGLFVGILVLSNILAAKMVEIGPFVFDGGTLLFPFSYIFGDVLAEVYGYKASRKVIWTGFFMLLIMSLNIWLVSVLPAEAEWVFQKDFDNILLQMPRISAGSLCGYFVGEYSNSVVLSKLKVITKGKHLWLRTIGSTLVGQLLDSIVFVVIAFLGLYSLNVLIVMIFSNYLFKTFIEVIFTPLTYKVISFVKKHEQIDVYDYDVSYNPLPGK
- the cfpA gene encoding cytoplasmic filament protein CfpA codes for the protein MANLDLPQSPNVFHPEKPSAVGSRNSLAQDYRDQQKEVNQLIEEETNKVLHHLTTKLPKEVLERLDIMGGVKEKLYNYFNQNYQNMFNRYMVTAEDEMLKKVRGFIDREEMKVLDRYTPKEIATLLDAVGGADKFNTGEIEKSIVNMYGHLQGHVQRGVNDLETLTNSLLRQKTDVGAFVRGENAYSIVKCAFKDNLYKPKTVTDVKLSVNILDTELISPIFQYQSTVEYLIKDLLSNHYMDVIDKEIEKIKDRRIDQGLDELSDGEIIFAKIDKVSDITDDDVENPKSKRYDVVSKLLMERINNLRAEIDPETFDQLNIRENIKKIIDLENIRNRGFNTAINSITSILDTSKMGYQYIENLKNARELILREYDDTDIANLPDERYQIRLKYYDNAQLLAERQAYEVMMSSFETEIQHLWDVVRATYDKSKFMTKITDFSDLAANYKKFIKRKYKDQSGEPVYEDTAKVWDEISFVKPPETEVEKMNRTYVYEKDKLRKKLIIMRKRMKDLYDYQYPIERRVIEDRLSFIEAEFNKFDYLINPFHIQPGLLLDLDITSIKRKKATLDGMANVLNEFLHGVSKGFADAAFASFSRRRSTVRADIAQSFAAADEDPKAGEVAGRSQFIDMINSTPAIEAPAAEAVSSPAKRRGPKRGAAKAKKTGSVDSGRGRRKAKSGIREI